The following are encoded in a window of Castanea sativa cultivar Marrone di Chiusa Pesio chromosome 5, ASM4071231v1 genomic DNA:
- the LOC142635134 gene encoding uncharacterized protein LOC142635134, which translates to MDMAPPGHRDAVDERMDGFHDECLKGTGVADEIMCQTFLTILKGPARVWFSRLTPNSISTFKELSSFFALHFIGRHKYKKSTTCLMNIKQRKDKTLRSYITRFNKEAFSINEADDKILMAAFTNGLQKGKFLFSLYKNDPKSMSDMLHRATKYMNAEDVLLTREEKPKKRERPEEA; encoded by the exons ATGGACATGGCTCCACCTGGTCATAGAGATGCAGTTGATGAAAGAATGGATGGATTTCATGATGAATGCCTTAAGGGGACAG GTGTGGCGGATGAGATCATGTGCCAGACCTTTCTTACCATATTAAAGGGCCCCGCAAGGGTATGGTTCAGCAGGTTGACACCAAACTCCATCAGTACCTTCAAGGAGTTGAGTTCCTTCTTTGCCTTGCACTTTATCGGAAGGCACAAGTACAAGAAGTCCACTACATGCCTGATGAACATCAAGCAGCGGAAGGATAAGACACTGAGGTCGTACATCACTCGCTTCAACAAGGAGGCCTTCTCGATTAATGAAGCTGATGACAAGATACTCATGGCTGCGTTCACCAATGGATTACAGAAGGGGAAGTTCTTGTTTTCCCTATACAAAAACGATCCAAAATCCATGTCAGATATGCTTCATAGGGCTACTAAATACATGAACGCGGAGGACGTGTTACTTACCCGAGAAGAGAAGCCAAAGAAGAGGGAGAGACCAGAAGAAGCATGA